One Azospirillum sp. B510 genomic window carries:
- a CDS encoding ABC transporter substrate-binding protein, producing MKALPRLLLAIAVCFLVTDGAQARDPSVTFINPGAERSGDVWELMPRFMKAAADQLGLRLEVVYANRDRIRMVELAHQIAARPVPPDYVVLVNEKERAPEMMEAFRGTASRLFLIHNDLSADQRRLLGNERGALANWIGTITADDGEIIRALMGGLYRKTTGEPRIIGIGGDVATPVSALREAAMRDFVAGSGRGRVLQVVPGNWERDDARRKTASLLARYPDANMVWAANDSMALGAFDAVADGGRRAAVRVGGMGAFPQALDSVATGGLAVTSGGNLLTGAWCMVMIRDYDDGVDFAAAGGARQTRGTILLAEDERSATLFRGLIAEPSRIDFRRFLRSADPRKAGYDFSIGTVTAAAR from the coding sequence ATGAAAGCTCTTCCTCGCCTGTTGCTGGCCATCGCGGTCTGTTTCCTTGTCACCGATGGCGCCCAGGCACGCGATCCTTCCGTCACCTTCATCAATCCGGGAGCCGAGCGCTCGGGCGACGTGTGGGAGCTGATGCCGCGTTTCATGAAGGCGGCGGCGGATCAGCTCGGTCTCCGGCTCGAGGTCGTCTATGCCAACCGCGACCGGATCCGCATGGTGGAGCTTGCGCACCAGATCGCCGCAAGGCCGGTCCCGCCCGATTACGTGGTGCTGGTCAATGAGAAGGAACGCGCGCCCGAGATGATGGAGGCGTTCCGCGGCACGGCCAGCCGGCTGTTCCTGATCCACAACGACCTGAGCGCCGACCAGCGGCGTCTCCTGGGGAACGAGCGCGGGGCGCTGGCCAACTGGATCGGCACCATCACCGCCGACGACGGCGAGATCATCCGGGCGCTGATGGGCGGCCTCTACCGCAAGACCACCGGGGAGCCGCGGATCATCGGGATCGGCGGCGATGTCGCCACCCCGGTCTCCGCCCTGCGCGAGGCGGCCATGCGCGACTTCGTCGCCGGATCCGGGCGCGGCCGGGTCCTGCAAGTGGTGCCGGGCAATTGGGAACGGGATGACGCCCGCAGGAAGACGGCGAGCCTGCTGGCGCGCTATCCGGATGCCAACATGGTGTGGGCCGCCAACGACAGCATGGCGCTGGGCGCCTTCGACGCCGTCGCCGACGGCGGGCGCCGGGCCGCGGTGAGGGTCGGCGGCATGGGCGCCTTTCCCCAGGCGCTGGACAGCGTGGCGACGGGGGGGCTCGCCGTCACCTCCGGCGGCAATCTGCTGACCGGGGCCTGGTGCATGGTGATGATCCGCGACTATGACGACGGCGTCGATTTCGCCGCGGCGGGCGGCGCGCGCCAGACCAGGGGGACCATCCTGCTGGCCGAGGACGAACGCTCGGCCACGCTGTTCCGCGGCCTGATCGCCGAGCCGTCCCGCATCGACTTCCGCCGCTTCCTGCGCTCGGCCGATCCGCGAAAGGCGGGCTATGATTTCAGCATCGGCACCGTGACCGCGGCGGCCCGCTGA